The genomic stretch CGCGGAAGGTCATGAGCTTTTTGCTCTGCTTTTTGGCGAATATAAGTTTTTATATGGCACAGAGCTCCTTTTGCCGGCCTTTACCATGATCTTTTTCTTTACCAAAAAGGGAAATAGCTCCCGTAAATCTCTCATCCTCGGCTGTATCCTGCTCTTTATCGGGGTTTTCGCCCATCGGATGATGCTGATGTTTCCTTCCTTCAACGCCATTCCCTTGACCTTAAACATCAACGGGACAGGAATTGAGGCCTGGGCTTATCCCGTAGCAACCGGTGCTTATCAAGAAGGGGTATCTTCCTTTGTCAGCTCGTGGCCCTATTTCCCCACTCTTTTGGAGATGGCTTTAGGGTTACTCCCCTTTGGGGTGGTTATATTCGTTATCTCGCTTGCCTTTAGGTTGTACTTCTTTTTGCCCAACTCTTCGAAGAAATAAGCTGGCCTCTGGCGGAAGCAAGGTCATAAGAGAAGACCGTGGTAACCTGCAACTGTGCGGATTACTGCGGTCTTTTTACATAATTAATAGCTCAGTATATCATTTCTGCATCACAGGTACTGCGATGGACAAGCCCAAATTCCCAAGCGCTTGGGAATTTGGGTTGTCTAAGCTTTCCTGGAGGTAATCACCATCCTTTGAGAGTGCTTGTGCACTAATATTTAAGCATTTTAGCTGTCATTTTGCTGGAACCCGCAATAAGATAACATACAAAAACATTGAGGGGGAAGGCGAGATGACAAAGATAGAGAAAAGGTTCGACAGCCTCGTGTGTGAAGTTTGTGGGGGTAATGAAACAGTTCAAGTGGTGACGGCGATTAAACCAGACTGGTCTGAGTCTTTGTATGTTCAAGAGGTTTACTGGTGTGTCTGTCGTGAATGCTCGGATAAAGGAACCTTTCTCCATGAGTGATTTTGGGTAAGTAGAACGGTGGTAGAGGTTCTAAGAAATACGTTTGAACTTTAGGTTTTACAAAAGCTGATGAGTGACTTATAATGTTAATGTAGAATGGGTAGAACAGTAGGATGCTTTGCATAGTAGGATTTTAATTGAGTAAGTTAGTAGGTCAGTAGGATGGTAGATAGGCCAAGATGGCTATGTTAGTCCTGCACTCCTATGGGGTGCTTTTTTATTTGTCAGAGGTTCCATCCAACTGAACAGCTCCCATCATCTACATAAAAAAGAGAAGGAGTGTTCAAATGTCTAATGTAAAATTTTATTCAGGTGAAAATATCCCCCTCGAAATGCACAAGGTTCGGATTGTGCAAAAATTAAATATCATGCCGATTGAGCGGCGCTTAGAGGCCTTGAAGGAGGCCGGGTTTAATAATTTCCTCCTGAAAAACCGGGATGTCTTCATGGATATGCTCACCGATAGTGGGGTCAATGCCATGAGCGACAAGCAAATGGCAGCCATGATGGAGGCAGATGACAGCTATGCTGGTTCTGAAACCTTTACGAAGTTAGAAACTAAAGTCGGTGAGATTTTTGGTAAAACGCTCTACCTGCCAGCCCATCAAGGGAGAGCTTGCGAAAATATTATCGCTCAAACCTTCGTTAATCCCGGTTCAACCGCTATTATGAATTATCACTTCACTACGACAAGATCCCATATCGTTAGAAATGGTGGGACGGTTGAAGAATTACTGAATGAAGAAGGTTATCAGGTCAATAGCGAATGTCTCTTCAAAGGTAATATGGATATTCCCAAGTTAAGAGCATTAATCTCAGAAAAGGGCGCAGAAAACATTTCCTTCGTTCGCTTTGAAGCAGGGACCAATCTTATTGGCGGGCAACCCTTCTCTCTGGCTAATCTGATGGAAGCCCGTAAGGTCTGTGATGAATTTGGGGTGATGCTCATATTAGATGCCAGCCTTTTAGCTGATAATCTTTATTTCATCAAGGTTCGTGAAGAGCAATGCCAAGATATGAGTATTCGCGAGATTACTCGAGCCATCGCCAATCAGGTGGATATCATTTATTTTTCCGCACGGAAGCTGGGATGTGCCCGGGGAGGCGGAATTTGCACGAACAATGAAGAGCATTTCGTTAAAATGCGTGAGCTGGTTCCCCTTTACGAAGGGTTTCTTACCTATGGTGGTATGTCGGTCCGCGAGATGGAGGCCATGGCTGTAGGTCTTGAAGAGACGATGGATGAAGACATGATTAACCAAGGCCCTCAGTTTATTGCCTATATGACGGAAGAGCTTCAGAAAAAAGGAGTTCCTGTAGTCACTCCAGCAGGAGGATTAGGATGTCATTTAAATGCAATGGAGTTTGTTAAGCATATTCCTCAGCAAGACTATCCGGCAGGTGCTCTAGCAGCAGCCCTTTATCTAGTGAGCGGTGTTCGCGGAATGGAAAGAGGGACGATGTCTGAGGAAAGGGACGACAATGGAGTGGAACCCTTTGCCGATATGGAGCTACTGCGCTTGGCGATGCCACGCCGAGTATTTACACTTTCCCAAGTCAAGTACGCTGTGGACCGGATTGCTTGGCTCTACGAAAACCGCAATCTCATTGGCGGTCTGAAATTCGTTGAAGAACCAAAGATTTTACGTTTCTTCCTAGGAAGATTGGATACGAATAGTGATTGGCCCACAGCCCTTGTCCAGAAGTTTAGAAGTGATTTCGGAGATAGCCTATAAAGAGTGCTCAAGAGGAACCTATAAAGAGAGCCTGAGAGAAATAGAATAGAGGTGTAGCGGCAATGACTAATGGAAACACGAAGAAAAAATCACCATCAGTTGATGAGTGGCTTAAAGAAGCAAAGGCTAGTCCGGCTGCTTTACAGGAAGGGATGTTCTTAGTTCATAATGGAGTGGTGCGCCAAACACCCAAAGCTAAGGTGCGCCAAGGACTTGATGATGGTTCGGTGGTCAAGGGCATGGAATTTGCTTATGATGAGGCAAAGGTTGAGGCGGCGATTGCCGAGACCAAAACCATGGCGGGGATTTTCCATGTTAGGGTATGGCTAAATGAAGGTCAGCTTGAGCTGGGTGACGACATCATGTATGTGCTGATCGGTGGCGATATCCGACCCCATGTAGTGGATGCCCTACAATTCTTGGTTGAAAAGATTAAAACCCAATGTGTGACTGAGATCGAACAAAAATAGGGATTCACGACCCCCCAGGCAATGCCGGGGGGGTTGCTATTTTTTGGACGTTAAACTCCACCCCTAAAGGGCGCTATACCCTATCTTTTAGACCACATTTCTGCTAGACTATATTGAGCATTAGTACAAAGTATCGGTTTCATGATTGAGGAGGATTATCGATTGAGCAATCAACGGGTTCACCACTCAAATAAATGGGTCGTCTTAGCTATTTCCTTTGCTATGATGATGTGCTTCGCCCTGTCTTTGCAAGCTCTGCCACCCCTATTTGAGCAGATCATGAAGGATGTACCGTTTTCTAATTCTCAAGCTGGGATTTTAATGGGATCTTATGCTATTCCCGGGATTTTCCTCCCTTTTGTCGTGGCATATTTAGCCAACCGCGTTGACATTAAAAAGTTAATCATCGGTGCTTTAATTATTATGATGATAGGCTTGGTGGCCTTTTCCTTTGCGGGTTCCTTTTCACTCTTAGTAGTGTTTAGATTAGTGGCGGGGATAGGGGCTACGGTGTTAGTAGTACTTTCTCCCCTTTTAATCACCATGTATTTTGATCAAAAGAATATCGGGATTGCGATGGGTATCTTTAACATAGCTGTGCCCCTAGGGACTGTCTTAGCGGCCAATTTTTTTGGCTCCTTGGGACGACTCCTGGGTTGGAGAGTAATATTGGTGGGTGTTGCGGGCTTTTTGGGGGTAGTTTTACTTTTAGTCATCTTCGCGCTCTTCTTGCAAAAAGGGGAGGCTTCTACCCATTCCCCTGACTTAGATAAAAAGTCAGCCCCAAGGTTCAGAGGTAGTTTGAGCCTTTGGCTGCTTACTGCTATTTGGGCTTTAGCTAATTTCCAGCTTATAGCTTATGTCACTTTTGGTCCCCAATTTTATCAGTCGCTCGGTGTATCTGTGCAACGGGCAGGATTCTTGACAAGTCTGGTCATGCTTGCATCGCTTTTCCTGGCGCCGCTCATTGGGGTAGCTTTTGATAAGACCGGTCGTAAAAAGCCCTATTTGATCATCGGAATTGCACTTATCTTAATTTCTTTCGTGGCCTTAGCTACGCATTTTCCGGGTCTACCCCTATGGGCGTTTGCTTTGGGGATAGGCTTTACTCCGATAGCTGTTTTTGCCTTTGCGCATATTCCTGAGACAGTTAGACCTCACGAGGTGGGAATGGGCATGGGGATGCTGACCGTTGCCTCGAATTTGGGCACAACAGTTGGGCCGTCTGCGTTTGGTTCAATTCTTGATCAAACACAGGGTAATTTTACCGTTACATTTATGTTTTTGGCAGCGATATCTCTGATACTTATCGCTTTTTCTTTGGGGTTAAAATCGGGGAATTCGCGTAGCGAAAGTAGGTAAACTATCTTACAAGGAGGTAATGTATCATGGATTTTTGTTGGATAACTCTGCATGTTCGTAATTTAGAGGAATCGATCAAGTTCTATCATGAGCTTTTAGGCCTGAAAATCGCCCAACGTTTCAAAGCAGGGGAAGATACGGAGATTGCTTTTCTTGGTGAAATGGATAAGCCTAAAATTGAATTGCTGCATAATAAAAAGGATGACGTCGTAGCTCAAGCTGCGGGACTTTCAATCGGCTTTCAAGTAGACTCGCTGGATAAAGCGATGGAGTATCTTAAGGAAAAGAATATCCCCATTAAAAGTGGACCGATTTCACCTTCACCAAAGACTCGATTTATCTTTATTGAAGATCCAAATGGTATCGTGGTTCAAATCGTGGAGCAAAAGTAAGAGCAATTGACGGGATTTTTCTTCAAGAAATGAGATGATTCGTGCATTACCATGGATCATCTTGTTTTTACTTGAAAAATAAGCCCGGTTGACCTAGTATTGTATATATTAAAAAGGTAAGGGAGAACTAATAGATGAGTAAAATCACCCTCTCAAGGAAACGAACTACTCCTAAAGAGGGTTTTTCGGCGCTTTGGAAGACAGAGGAATATTGGGCGGTATGGCTAGGTATAGTAGTTGTACTATTTGCAATCATGCTTTTTTACCAAGGAAATACTCTATTATCTTGGCTCGTTCTCAAAGTGCCGCACTATGATGATTTCAAAATAGCTAATCAGTATATGACGGAACATATTGGCGCATTGCTGGTGCTCTATTTGTTTTTCCTTTGTTTGTTTGGGCTGCCGATAAGAGCTCTTAAGCAAAAAATGTGGCCTTTTGCCTTAGGATTTACGGTTCTTTTTATCCTAAGTGTGGGAATCACTGTCTTAGGTTCCTGGGAGGTTATGAGGAAATATAATATTGAAACGCCTGTACTAGCTTTGATTATTGGACTTATTCTCGGTAATATTATGAGGGTTCCTCATTGGATGAATAACGCTCTTAAGACTGATTTCTATGTCAAAGTGGGTATTGTTTTGATGGGGGCTTCCCTGCCAATCAACCTAATTCTCCAAGCGGGTTTTACGGCGTTTGCCCAAGCCACAATTATTGCCGTAGCGACCTTCATGACCATTTATTGGACAGGGACAAGGTTTTTCGGGTTAGATAATCGTTTTGCAGCAACATTAGCGGCGGGGGGCTCCATCTGTGGGGTCTCGGCTTCTATCGCTATTGGTGGAGCGGTTAAAGCTGAAAAAAAACAAGTATCCATAGCGATTTCGCTGGTGGTCATGTGGTCTATCGTCATGATCTTTGTTTTACCGTTAGCGATTAACTTTTTGGAGATTCCACCAGGTCCGGCTGGAGCATGGATTGGTACAGCCGAATTGGCGGATGCCCCTGGAATGGCTGCGGCCGCAGCCATCAATGAGCAAGCGATAAAAACCTTCACCTTGATGAAAGTCGTTGGCCGCGATATGTTTATTGGATTTTGGTGCTTTATCATGGCCTTGTTCTCGGTAACGACTTGGGAGAGACGATATGAAGGTTCAAAGCCTGATGCCGCCGAAATTTGGATTCGTTTTCCTAAGTTTGTCCTTGGCTTCATAATTGCATCTATAATTATTACAGTGTTAACTTCCTTCGCAAATTCCTTAAGGATTAAAGATATATCGACCTATATTATCAGCCCCATAGTGGAATTAAGAAATTGGACGTTTATCTTTACATTTCTTTCGATTGGATTAACTAGCCGTTTTCGTGACCTTACATCCATAGGCTGGAAACCGTTTGCAGCATTTACTACGGGGATTCTAATCAATGTACCATTAGGATATCTTTTATCCGTTGTCGTTATGGGTAACTATTGGATGACGGTAAGATAAAGGAAACCGGTGAGTCATCGGGAAAACATGAGGAAAGGGGAATGCGCTATGCATCCAGATAATGTGACATGTGTTCAAAGAGCTCGATTTATCTTTCGTTTTTTTGAGAAGAAAGATTGGCAACCAGGGGAAAGACCGCCCCTTAATGATATTGTTAAAGTAAAAGATGTTTCATCTGAAGCGGTTCGTAACTTTAATAAATTTTTGAATTGGCGACTAGAGCGTATCGCCCAGATGATGGACTTACTTAAAAATGCTCATGATGACTGGGCAATCACTGGCTGGAAGGACCATATCTTAATGGAGACCGAATCCTTTGAGTTTAATAAGGCTTGCAAGATTTTAGAGGAGAATGGTTTTGGAGATGATGAGTTTTTCTTAGATGTGGAATATACCCGTCTTTGGGGCGTTCTTTAAGCTTATATCCTAGAACTTGATAAGAAATCTCTCAGGGAATTAGATTTAACCTGGGAGATTTTTTTGTCTAATTAATTGACATTTTGTCATGACATTTTGGCTATTTTGTCATTTTGTCAAAAAGAATGGTGTTGGGTAGCTAAAACTTGAACAAGCATTTAAAGCATAAAAATAATCTATCAACCGCATTTGAAATTGTTTTTTTCATTTTCTGAGACTTGGCATGGTAATTGCATTCAATAGGACAGTGAGTACTTATAGTGAAGCTATAGTGGTGCTAGATTTCATATTCACATAGGAGGTGGTATTGACAATTAAAAAATAGGGTTCGTTCTGTAGTATTATATTTGGTTTAAAAGTTTTAATAGGTAATGGAGGTTTAGTAGTTATGGCTGTAGAAAAAGAAAAAAAGGTCACATCACCTTCTGGAGGATTATCAGCTCTCTGGAAAAAGGAAGATTATTGGGCTGTTTGGCTTGGACTGGGTATGGTACTTATCACAATCCTTTTATGGGCATCGGGAAGTTCATTCATGAAGGCGATAGCAATTAAAGTGCCTACTTGGAGTGAATTCGGTACTGCAACAGAGTATCTGGGTAATAATGTCCCTGGAATTATTGGTTTATTCTTAGGCTTTTTGCTCCTTTTTTCCATCGCGATCAAGATCTTAGGGCATAATGTTTCTAAGTTTGTAGTTGGTTTCGCGGCTCTTTTCATCTTTAGTCTTTTTGTAACAGTAATGGGCTCTTGGACTGTCGCTAAAAGTTTTAACTTGGAAGCTCCGTTGCTCGCACTTGCATTTGGACTTATCATTGGAAACTTTGTGAAGATCCCTGCTTGGCTTGATGCCTCGCTAAAAACAGAGTTTTTTGTAAAAACCGGTATCGTTCTAATGGGTGCAACCCTCCCCTTTACCCTTATTATGAAGGCTGGTCCTGTAGCATTTTTACAAGCTACTATAATTTCAATAACCACCTTCGCAACAATTTATTTCGCAGGAACAAGATTATTCGGACTTGACCGCCGTTTTGCATCAACTTTAGCAGCAGGTGGTTCCATCTGTGGTGTATCTGCCTCAATCGCTATCGGTGGTGCAGTTAAAGCAGATAAAAACTATGTGTCTGTAGCAATCTCACTGGTTGTGGTATGGGCTGTCGTTATGATCTTTAGCTTACCCATCCTCATTAAAGTATTCGGTATCGATGCTGGCCCTGCTGGGGCATGGATCGGAACTTCGGAGTTCGCCGATGCAGCCGGAATGGCCGCTGCAGCAGCTATTGGTGAGCAATCTATTAAGACCTTTACCTTAGTGAAAGTTGTTGGCCGTGATATGTTCGTTGGAATTTGGGCCTTTCTTATGGCCATTATCTCTGTTACCCAATGGGAAAAGAGAGTTGATGGAAGTAAGCCAAACGCTGGTGAAATCTGGGGACGTTTCCCTAAATTCGTTCTCGGTTTCTTCGTGGCCTCAATTATTGTAACCATCTTAGTTGCCTCCAATGGTGACGCTGCGCAAGCAGACATTGACTCAGTTGTCATTAAACCCCTAAAAGAGTTAAGAAACTGGGCCTTTATCTTTACCTTCTTGTCCATTGGCTTTACGACGCGTTTCAAAGATCTAACCTCAGTGGGTTGGAAGCCTTTTGCAGCATTTACCACAGGTGTATTAGTGAATGTTCCCCTTGGCTTCCTCTTATCAGTAATCGTTATGGGAAATTATTGGGCGAACGTTTAATTAAAAATGAAAAACTAACGAGAAAAGGATGTAGACTGTAAAAAGTCTACATCCCTTTTTATTTACATGATAAACTAGAATATAGGAATGAGGACAACCGATATAACCTTAAGGGGGCGTACCGGTGTGCACCAGCTAGACTTTGTGGTTAATCTTGGGGCTGAACGGATATGGGTAAGTAGAAAGTAGGTAAGTGCGTGAAAGCCAGCAATAATCCTTGGTGGATGCGAATAAGAGTTCATGTTCTTCTCTTTGGGGTCAGCATGTCGATACTTCCCGTTTTTTTCTTAGGGTATCTAAGCTTTACCTCTGTGAAGCAACACTTAGAAGAGAATATTTATGAACAAAATTATCAACAGATAACAATGCTAGCCAGTGAGATAGAAGAGCGCTATACAAATCTAGAGAATACCTTAGCACAGACAACAGAGGTCAACGCAAGGACCCTCTTAGGCCAAGACCAAAGTGTGCGTCGAATTGTCTTAGGTACCCTGATGCGAACGGAGCCCTTTATTGATGAAATAAAAGTGGCAAATCTAGATTTCACTACTATTGACCAGGTAGCACGCACAGAGACCGTACCAAAGAACTTTCCTTCGGGAGAAATCGAGCATCAACTCAAAGAAGAAGAATCGATCGGTTCGAGCCCCATATTTTTTTTCCAGGATGGCCGACCGGCTATGTATTTGACTTTGAAACTAAAAGATCCTCTAACGCATCTGCCCATAGGGTATCTGCAAGCTAAAATTGACCTGAAGAAAATCAATAGCAGGGTAGAAAGCACCCTGCTTGATCCTTTGGAGTATATTTATCTCATTGACGAATCGGGGAATCTAATCGGACATACTGACTTTAGCCTTGTAGTTCAGAAGGCTAAGGTAAATAATGCTTCTATTCAAGACTTTTTTGAGGGACAAAACGATTCTTTTGGAAGTCGGTATAAAAATATCCAAGGGATCTCTGTCATTGGGTCTTTTGTATCCTTAGACAACCTTGGATGGGCTATCTTTATTGAACAGCCTAGCAGCGAAGCCTTTAAGACTATTCATACCTTAGCCCTACAGCTTATAGTGATAGCCGTTTTAATTATGGTTATTGTCCTTATCTTAAGTATTGGATTTGGGCTAAAACTTGTAGATCCGATCGAAAACGTGGAAAGTCGAGTTAGAGAAATCATTTCCACGGGTAACTTAGATAATCATTTGCCTATTGAAAATTGGAATGAGATAGGACGATTGGTCCAATCGTTCAATCAACTACTGAATTACTTAGATCAGAAAAATCTAAATCTGAAAGAGGAAAAGGAACTTTTGACTACCGTTGTCGACGGAATCGGAGCGGGGATGATCCTTTTAAACTCTGAAAGAAAGATTATCTGGTGGAATCCAAAGTTTACGGAATGGTTTGGCAATGAAATTATCAATTTATCTTACGAGGAGGTTGTAACGAGGGCTTCAGAGGACGGGGCAATGTATGAGAATGGTCGTAATGTTACCCTATCCTCTCATGGTGTAACTCGCCACCTTCGCCAGATGGAGTATAAGTTGTCACCTGATAACCCAGAGAATGCAGCATACCTTCTGCTCATTGAAGATGTTACTCAAGAGGTGGAATTAGAGGCTAGAATGCTCAAAACGGATAAGATGGCTGCGATTGGTCTTCTTGCTTCGGGTGTTGCCCACGAAATCAATAACCCCTTAGCTATCGTAGCCGCTCATAGTGAAGATCTGCTTGATCGTCTTGAGGAAAAAGACCCTGAGCTTACCGAAGAGGAGATTACAGAAGGTTATCATGTTGTTTTAGAACAAATTGCCCACTGTAAAAAAATCACTTCTAATTTATTAGGCTTTGCTCGTAAAAATCCAACTGAAGAATTGGTGGATCTGAAATCAGCAACTTTAAAAACATTAGAACTCTTAGCCTATAGGGCAAGACAAAACAATGTCCGCCTTATAGATGAGCTTGAAGAAGATTTATTAGTATGGGGAAATGAAAATGAGTGGCAACAAGTCGTTCTTAATATTGTAACGAATTCTTTAGATGTATCAGATAGAGATAGTATCATAGAAGTCAGAGGATATAGGGAGATAGAAAAGAGCAACCTTAATACGATGGATGATTACGATAGTACGGATGGGGAGAAGGAAGTCATCAAGATTGAGATAAAGGATTATGGTCCTGGCATTTCAGCACGGGATCAAAAGAGTATTTTTGACCCCTTCTTTACCACGAAATCCGTAGGTAAAGGAACAGGATTGGGATTGTTTGTGTGTTATGAAATTATTCGAAAAATGCATGGTACAATAGAAGTTAAAAGTGTTGAAGGTGAAGGAACCCTTGTTACAATTACTTTATTCGTTCAAAAAGAGGTGGCTTAAATGAAACGCATACCGAAGGTATTGATTATAGATGATCAGGACGCTTTACGTGAGATAATCGCCAAAAGATTAAAACGCAATGGTTATGAAGTAATACAAACAGGGACGGCTGCAGAAGGGCTAGCCTATATAAAGGACATCTTGTTTGATACGATTTTGTTAGACATCAAGTTACCGGATGGAGATGGACTGAAGCTTCTGCCCCAGATTAAAGAGCTCCAACCCGACCTTCAGGTTGTGATGCTTACTGGGCATGGGACCATCGAGTCAGCGATAGATGCCATGAAGCTTGGCGCCTATGATTACCTCACAAAACCTTGCAATTTATCAGAACTGGAATTGACACTGCAAAAGGCCTTGGAAAAAAGGGAATTGCTCCTTGAAAATACTGGCCTTAGGCAGGTTGTGCGTCGCCAGGCTTCCGGATTTACCCTTATTGCTAAAAGTCCTAAGATGCTAGAAGTCCTCGAACTCACTCGAAAGGTAGCCCAGACGGATGCGTCAATCCTCATTCAAGGGGAGAGCGGTGTAGGCAAGGACTTAGTGGCCCAAGCGATTCATGCCTGGAGTGCACGATCAAATCGCCCCTACATCCCCCTTAATGCAGGCGCTATTCCAGAGCCCTTGATGGAAAGTGAACTTTTTGGGCACGAAAAAGGAGCCTTTACCGGAGCGGGAGCTCAGAAGATTGGCCTTGTAGAAATGGCAGACCAGGGCACCCTTTTTCTCGATGAAATTGGGGATATGCCTTTAAGCTTACAGGTAAAGCTTTTACGATTTTTAGAATCGGGTGAGTTTCGTCGTGTAGGGGATACTAGGCTCAGACGCGTTAACATTAGGGTCATTGCCGCCACTAATCGCAACCTTCACGAGGAGATAAAGGAGGAGCGTTTTCGGCAGGATTTTTATTATCGCTTAAATGGTGTGACCCTGGGAGTTCCGTCCTTGCGTGAACGGAGTGAGGATATCCTGCCCCTTGCTGAATATTTTCTAGAAAAAGCCAATAAAGAAGAATTATCTACAAAACCCTCAGTGCTAGCTCCAGAAACAAAGAAAAGCTTGTTAGCTTATGACTACCCAGGAAATGTACGAGAGCTTTCCCATCTTATAAAAAGAGGACAAATACTTGCCAGCGATGGGGTCATTAATCCCTCAGATATTTGGCCCGAAAAAGTCGAAGTCAACTTAAAGCCCTCGAAAGCGCTTGATCCTATCAATGAACTTAACTCTATTGCCCAGAGTGACAATCTCCTCAAGCTAGAAGAAGTAGAGAGACTTTATATTCTTGCTACGCTAGAAAAGCTTAACGGCAATAAACCACTAGCTGCCAATCTTTTGGGAATTAGTCTTAGAAACCTGTACCGTAAGCTTCAGAGTTATGATAAAGATTAGGGAAGAATAAGCTCATTTTTCGTTTGCCTGAATTTGTTTGTTCTAAATACAAACAATAGATAGGTAAATATTTAGGGCCCATCATTTTTAAAAGGAGATAACTATGATAAATGAGCGAGAAATAGTAAAAGCCGGATGGAATTTCGACAATACCTACCCTGATCTTCCTGATTCTCTTTATACGAAGCTCGGCCCAGTCCCCGTCAATTCGCCGAAGTTAGTTATTCTCAATGAAAGCTTGGCAGAGAGCTTGGGGCTTGATGCTCAGTTGTTAAAAAGCGATGAAGGTGTAATGGTGTTTGCCGGGAACATGCTTCCTGAAGGTGCTGAACCTCTGGCCCAAGCCTATGCCGGGCATCAATTCGGTCGTTTTACCATGTTAGGTGATGGCAGGGCCTTATTGCTGGGCGAACAGGTGACACCCGAGGGTGAGCGCTACGATA from Desulfitobacterium dichloroeliminans LMG P-21439 encodes the following:
- a CDS encoding sigma-54-dependent transcriptional regulator, which codes for MKRIPKVLIIDDQDALREIIAKRLKRNGYEVIQTGTAAEGLAYIKDILFDTILLDIKLPDGDGLKLLPQIKELQPDLQVVMLTGHGTIESAIDAMKLGAYDYLTKPCNLSELELTLQKALEKRELLLENTGLRQVVRRQASGFTLIAKSPKMLEVLELTRKVAQTDASILIQGESGVGKDLVAQAIHAWSARSNRPYIPLNAGAIPEPLMESELFGHEKGAFTGAGAQKIGLVEMADQGTLFLDEIGDMPLSLQVKLLRFLESGEFRRVGDTRLRRVNIRVIAATNRNLHEEIKEERFRQDFYYRLNGVTLGVPSLRERSEDILPLAEYFLEKANKEELSTKPSVLAPETKKSLLAYDYPGNVRELSHLIKRGQILASDGVINPSDIWPEKVEVNLKPSKALDPINELNSIAQSDNLLKLEEVERLYILATLEKLNGNKPLAANLLGISLRNLYRKLQSYDKD